One segment of Scomber scombrus chromosome 3, fScoSco1.1, whole genome shotgun sequence DNA contains the following:
- the nicn1 gene encoding LOW QUALITY PROTEIN: nicolin-1 (The sequence of the model RefSeq protein was modified relative to this genomic sequence to represent the inferred CDS: inserted 1 base in 1 codon), protein MSGSSEDVKPVSCSIKPAVYLQIGDAARSGVCVVDVTLPFGKPVNIEEITFKNYYTXPAKWSTALRDLPLMENPHTEGGSQDYYSIHRTQLQVDPDHVMSVRLILRQPSAAWLNFSLEDIKIYPHMEPDPEKEVSDWLSDLTLIDQHPDLEGLPDPQTVSSSLQQMWALTEVMQTNQTTASIGRFDVDGCYDINLLSLT, encoded by the exons ATGAGCGGCAGCAGCGAGGACGTGAAGCCGGTGAGCTGCAGCATCAAACCTGCCGTTTACCTTCAGATCGGAGACGCTGCTCGTTCTGGAGTCTGTGTGGTCGACGTCACGCTGCCGTTTGGAAAGCCTGtcaat atcgAGGAAATCACCTTTAAGAACTACTACA CCCCCGCTAAGTGGTCCACTGCCCTGAGAGACCTGCCTCTGATGGAGAACCCCCACACTGAGGGGGGGTCGCAGGACTACTACTCCATCCACAGGACACag CTGCAGGTGGATCCTGATCATGTGATGTCTGTCAGACTGATCCTGAGGCAGCCGTCTGCAGCCTGGTTGAACTTCAGCCTGGAGGACATAAAGATCTACCCCCACATGGAGCCG GATCCAGAGAAGGaggtttctgattggctgtcggatCTGACCCTGATCGACCAGCATCCTGATCTGGAG ggaCTCCCGGACCCTCAGACGGTCTCCTCCAGCCTCCAGCAGATGTGGGCTCTGACGGAGGTGATGCAGACCAACCAGACCACCGCCTCCATCGGACGCTTCGAC GTGGACGGCTGCTACGATATCAACCTGCTCTCTCTCACATGA